A single region of the Pararge aegeria chromosome 18, ilParAegt1.1, whole genome shotgun sequence genome encodes:
- the LOC120631608 gene encoding connectin, whose protein sequence is MERTLARIMYIYIIFTLVNEMSIAVQARDNSKRRTKEKSGGFQKNICDITDRDSKVHCYCENTREPRNATKAECWVFNGGIPRDDLIWQSFATQPTLQTLSFNVRVDGALGYVPTKALQYLQRLRSINIKYGNIVDISTYAFANLTNLKEASLSQNQVEILQQYAFAHLPNLTVVNLEENMILEIGRDSFFDVPKLQKLVLGKNNISSISNGAFQHAFNLLELELNKNNIFHLNRHTFDGLANLRRLDLRKNRIYNLTEFTFAELWNLQELLLGKNDLKYISERAFDGLSQLRKLSLDDNKLGSLPSGLFEGVRGLSSLDLRSNELHVLTFDNIKPILDNLKPSGSNLLLEENNFVCDCRLKWIHSLRNETKSQNTKDSLEGVTCKMDPPIVSSAYNKIPEEATNTNQDKFNSGNGIESFTKTNTTDKKLDENREELNDISAKKGIKRNVLKIPPETLPCPVETKKTTELPHFIVDPVIPIQNEMKTFRFQEMNAAEKTSSVFSLVLWSFCFVFFFT, encoded by the exons ATGGAGCGTACACTGGCGAGAATAATGTACATCTACATTATATTTACGCTTGTGAACGAAATGTCGATAGCAGTCCAAGCGAGGGACAATAGTAAGAGGCGTACCAAAGAGAAATCGGGCGGCTTTCAAAAGAATATATGCGATATCACGGATCGCGATTCAAAAGTGCACTGCTATTGTGAGAACACGCGGGAGCCCAGAAATGCGACAAAGGCGGAATGCTGGGTATTCAACGGCGGCATACCCCGCGACGACCTCATCTGGCAAAGTTTCGCGACACAGCCAACTTTGCAAACTTTGTCTTTCAACGTCCGCGTCGATGGTGCATTGGGCTACGTGCCGACCAAAGCGCTTCAGTACTTACAGAGACTTAGATCCATAAACATTAAGTATGGCAACATTGTTGATATTAGCACTTACGCGTTCGCCAACTTAACCAATTTGAAGGAGGCATCGCTATCGCAAAACCAAGTTGAAATTCTACAACAGTACGCGTTTGCGCATTTACCCAATTTAACAGTGGTAAACTTGGAGGAGAATATGATTCTAGAAATCGGAAGAGACTCCTTTTTTGATGTCCCAAAATTGCAGAAGCTAGTTTTGggtaaaaataatatctcaTCAATAAGCAATGGAGCATTCCAGCATGCTTTCAATCTATTGGAACTGGaactcaataaaaataacatattccaTTTGAATAGACATACGTTTGATGGATTGGCAAACTTACGAAGATTGGACCTCAGAAAAAACCGAATATACAATTTGACTGAATTCACGTTCGCCGAACTGTGGAACTTGCAGGAGCTTTTGTTGGGGAAGAacgatttaaaatatatatcagagAGAGCGTTTGATGGGTTATCCCAACTTCGAAAGTTGTCCCTCGATGATAATAAACTGGGGTCGCTTCCCTCCGGTTTGTTCGAGGGCGTGAGGGGCCTCAGTTCCCTAGACCTGCGTTCGAACGAGCTTCACGTGCTAACTTTCGACAACATCAAGCCCATATTGGATAATTTGAAGCCTTCAGGCAGCAATTTACTCTTGGAAg AAAACAACTTCGTTTGTGACTGTAGACTGAAGTGGATTCACTCATTAAGAAACGAGACGAAGAGTCAGAACACGAAAGATTCTTTGGAAGGTGTCACATGCAAGATGGACCCACCCATTGTGAGCTCAGCTTACAACAAGATACCAGAAGAAGCTACAAACACGAACCAAGACAAATTTAATAGTGGCAATGGTATAGAAAGTTTCACCAAAACTAATACAACAGACAAGAAATTAGATGAAAACAGGGAAGAGCTTAACGATATAAGCGCAAAGAAAGGTATCAAAAGAAATGTACTAAAGATACCACCAGAAACACTCCCTTGCCCTGTGGAAACTAAAAAGACAACTGAACTGCCCCATTTCATAGTCGATCCAGTTATCCCAATACAAAATGAAATGAAGACTTTTAGGTTTCAAGAAATGAATGCAGCCGAAAAAACATCATCCGTTTTCAGCCTGGTATTATGGAGTTTCTGCTTTGTGTTCTTCTTCACTTAG